The Geoalkalibacter sp. genome has a window encoding:
- the lptF gene encoding LPS export ABC transporter permease LptF, whose amino-acid sequence MLFARRHRYIFRETLAPFLLGVVVFTFVLLMGRLLRLVELVLNKGVPLVDILKLFAFLLPSFLVLTLPLAFLLGVLLGFGRLSADAEIVALKSSGVSLYDMARPVACLALVVAAATAVLTFYAQPQGKRAFRDQVFEIANSRATVGMTAGVFNDEFEGLVLFANAIDERSGAMQGLFISDERAGMEPSVIVARSGRAVPDAENLTLTLRLRQGAIHRQAERRGESIYQIIDFDTYDIQLDLGKELRNYRERQKRESEMSLAELKQAMAAADTNQRRKYEVEKHQRLVMPLAPLLFALIGIPLGIQSQRSSRGGGFALALAVFLAYYLFFSLAETLGTEGLVPPALAMWLPNLLFLAAGIALLRMTAQEKKLLLFERLDDMGRRLILWLRHRRPR is encoded by the coding sequence ATGCTTTTTGCCCGCCGCCATCGATATATCTTCCGGGAAACCCTCGCCCCCTTTTTGCTGGGAGTGGTGGTCTTTACCTTTGTCCTGCTCATGGGCCGGCTTTTGCGTCTGGTTGAGCTGGTCCTCAACAAGGGCGTGCCCCTGGTCGATATTCTCAAGCTCTTTGCCTTTTTGCTGCCGTCCTTTCTGGTGCTGACCCTGCCGCTGGCTTTTCTGTTGGGGGTGTTGCTCGGCTTCGGGCGATTATCCGCCGATGCCGAAATCGTGGCGCTCAAATCCTCGGGCGTAAGCCTCTACGACATGGCCCGCCCGGTGGCTTGTCTCGCCCTGGTGGTCGCGGCCGCCACCGCCGTGCTGACCTTTTACGCTCAGCCCCAGGGCAAGCGCGCTTTTCGCGACCAGGTGTTCGAGATCGCCAACAGTCGGGCCACCGTCGGCATGACGGCCGGGGTCTTCAATGATGAGTTCGAGGGGCTGGTGCTTTTCGCCAATGCCATCGATGAGCGCAGCGGTGCCATGCAGGGTCTGTTCATCTCCGATGAGCGCGCAGGCATGGAGCCTTCCGTGATCGTCGCGCGCAGCGGCCGCGCCGTCCCGGACGCCGAAAATCTGACTCTCACCCTGCGCCTGCGGCAGGGCGCCATCCATCGCCAGGCCGAACGTCGCGGCGAAAGCATCTATCAGATCATCGATTTCGACACCTATGACATCCAACTTGACCTCGGCAAGGAATTACGTAATTACCGAGAGCGCCAGAAGCGCGAAAGCGAAATGTCCCTGGCCGAACTCAAACAAGCCATGGCCGCGGCCGACACCAACCAACGCCGCAAATACGAAGTCGAGAAACATCAGCGCCTGGTCATGCCCCTGGCCCCCCTGCTTTTTGCCCTGATCGGCATTCCCCTTGGCATCCAATCCCAGCGCTCCAGCCGCGGCGGAGGCTTTGCCCTCGCCCTGGCGGTGTTTCTCGCCTACTATCTGTTTTTCTCACTGGCCGAAACCCTGGGCACGGAAGGCCTGGTGCCGCCGGCGCTCGCCATGTGGCTGCCCAACCTGTTGTTTCTGGCGGCGGGAATTGCTCTGCTGCGCATGACCGCCCAGGAAAAAAAGCTGCTTCTGTTTGAGCGCCTTGACGACATGGGGCGCCGCCTGATCCTCTGGCTGCGTCACAGGAGGCCGCGGTGA
- the rpsB gene encoding 30S ribosomal protein S2, with product MAQISMKQLLEAGVHFGHQTRRWNPKMKPYIFGARNGIYIIDLQKTVRYFKSAYAFLSETVKNGDKVLFVGTKKQAQDAIQEEASRCGQYFVNNRWLGGMLTNFVTIKGSIDRLKKIEAMAQDGTYDLLTKKEVLQLEREKDKLEKSLGGIKHMTKLPGALFVIDPKKEYIAVKEARKLGIPVVAVVDTNCDPDDIDYLIPGNDDAIRAIRLFTSRMADACAEGLQAREAQLRSDAEGGEVQTGEEAEFSGSADAEAIEPAAQA from the coding sequence ATGGCACAGATCAGCATGAAGCAATTGCTGGAAGCCGGCGTGCATTTCGGGCATCAGACCCGCCGCTGGAATCCCAAGATGAAGCCCTATATTTTTGGGGCCCGCAACGGTATCTACATCATCGATTTGCAGAAGACCGTGCGCTATTTCAAAAGCGCCTACGCCTTTCTTAGCGAGACGGTGAAAAACGGCGACAAGGTTCTGTTCGTCGGGACCAAGAAGCAGGCGCAGGACGCGATTCAGGAAGAAGCGTCGCGCTGCGGTCAATATTTTGTCAACAACCGTTGGTTGGGTGGCATGCTCACCAACTTCGTCACCATCAAGGGCAGTATCGATCGGCTCAAGAAAATCGAAGCCATGGCCCAAGATGGGACCTATGACCTGTTGACCAAAAAAGAAGTGCTTCAACTCGAGCGCGAAAAAGACAAGCTCGAGAAAAGCTTGGGCGGCATCAAGCACATGACCAAACTGCCTGGCGCCTTGTTCGTCATCGATCCCAAGAAAGAGTACATTGCCGTCAAGGAAGCACGCAAACTCGGAATTCCAGTGGTTGCCGTGGTCGATACCAACTGCGATCCCGACGACATCGACTACCTCATTCCCGGCAACGATGATGCGATTCGCGCCATTCGCTTGTTCACCTCGCGTATGGCCGATGCCTGCGCCGAAGGCTTGCAGGCCCGTGAAGCCCAACTGCGCTCCGATGCCGAAGGCGGCGAGGTCCAGACCGGCGAGGAGGCTGAATTTTCCGGATCCGCCGATGCCGAGGCGATCGAGCCGGCCGCTCAGGCCTGA
- the tsf gene encoding translation elongation factor Ts — translation MSITASMVSELREKTGAGMMDCKKALTEAAGNMEEAIDILRKKGLSAAAKKSGRVAAEGLVVAAGEGDCGVLVEVNAETDFVAKNEAFQKFTAAVAEVVLRQAPTDVEALKALAFPGTGRSVGEELTHQIATIGENMNIRRFARFEAKPGAVAAYIHGAGKIGTLVELQTEKGASEEVKALARQIAMHVAAANPQYLVRAEVPADVLERERDIMSVKAKESGKPDNIIPKIVEGQLNKFYGEVCLTEQAYVIDPDQKVEQVVKALAKTLGTEIKLTRFARFQLGEGLEKKVDDFAAEVAALTK, via the coding sequence GTGAGTATCACTGCTTCGATGGTTTCCGAATTGCGCGAAAAAACCGGCGCGGGCATGATGGACTGCAAGAAGGCGCTCACCGAAGCGGCCGGCAATATGGAAGAGGCCATCGACATCCTGCGCAAGAAGGGATTGTCCGCCGCCGCCAAGAAATCCGGCCGAGTGGCCGCCGAGGGCTTGGTGGTCGCCGCAGGAGAAGGAGATTGCGGGGTTTTGGTCGAGGTCAACGCCGAAACCGACTTCGTCGCCAAGAACGAAGCGTTCCAGAAATTTACAGCGGCGGTGGCCGAGGTGGTGCTGCGCCAGGCGCCCACCGATGTCGAGGCCCTCAAGGCCCTCGCATTTCCCGGCACCGGCCGCTCCGTCGGCGAGGAGCTGACCCATCAGATCGCCACCATCGGTGAGAATATGAACATCCGGCGCTTCGCGCGTTTTGAAGCCAAGCCCGGCGCGGTGGCCGCCTATATTCACGGCGCCGGCAAGATCGGTACCCTCGTGGAACTGCAGACCGAAAAGGGCGCTTCCGAGGAAGTCAAGGCCCTGGCTCGCCAAATCGCCATGCACGTCGCCGCCGCCAACCCCCAGTATCTGGTACGCGCCGAAGTCCCCGCCGACGTTCTGGAGCGCGAGCGCGACATCATGAGCGTCAAGGCCAAGGAAAGCGGCAAGCCCGACAACATCATCCCCAAGATCGTCGAAGGGCAACTGAACAAGTTTTACGGCGAAGTCTGCCTGACCGAGCAGGCCTATGTCATCGATCCCGACCAGAAAGTCGAGCAGGTGGTCAAGGCCCTGGCAAAAACGCTAGGCACCGAGATCAAGCTGACCCGTTTCGCTCGTTTCCAGCTCGGCGAAGGCCTGGAAAAGAAAGTTGATGATTTTGCCGCCGAAGTGGCTGCCCTGACCAAGTGA
- the pyrH gene encoding UMP kinase, whose protein sequence is MAASEPTYRRVLLKLSGEALAGSQGYGIDPEVLAGIAAEVREVVDLGIQVALVIGGGNIFRGVAAASKGMDRASADYMGMLATVMNSLALQDALEQAGVVTRVLSAIEMREVAEPYIRRRAIRHLEKGRVVIFGAGTGNPYFTTDTAASLRAMEINAEIILKATKVDGIYNADPAKDKAAVKFTSLTYLDVLKKGLQVMDATATSLCMDNDLPIMVFNLTVPGNIKRAIMGENIGTIVKGG, encoded by the coding sequence ATGGCTGCGTCAGAACCCACATACCGTCGCGTTCTGCTGAAACTCAGCGGAGAAGCTCTGGCCGGAAGCCAGGGGTACGGGATCGACCCCGAGGTGCTGGCCGGCATCGCCGCCGAAGTGCGCGAGGTGGTCGATCTCGGCATCCAGGTGGCACTGGTGATCGGCGGCGGCAACATCTTTCGCGGCGTTGCCGCCGCATCAAAGGGCATGGACCGGGCCAGCGCCGATTACATGGGAATGTTGGCCACGGTCATGAACAGTCTGGCGCTTCAGGATGCCCTGGAGCAGGCCGGTGTGGTGACCAGGGTGCTCTCGGCCATCGAAATGCGCGAAGTCGCCGAACCCTATATCCGGCGGCGGGCCATCCGTCATCTGGAGAAAGGTCGGGTGGTGATTTTCGGCGCGGGCACCGGCAATCCCTATTTCACCACCGATACGGCCGCAAGCCTGCGCGCCATGGAAATCAACGCTGAAATCATTCTCAAGGCCACCAAGGTCGACGGCATCTACAACGCCGATCCCGCCAAGGACAAGGCTGCCGTCAAATTTACTTCCCTGACCTACCTTGATGTCCTCAAGAAGGGGCTGCAGGTCATGGATGCCACGGCCACTTCGCTTTGCATGGACAATGATCTGCCCATCATGGTCTTCAATCTGACGGTGCCCGGCAATATCAAACGAGCCATCATGGGCGAAAACATCGGCACCATTGTCAAGGGAGGTTGA
- the frr gene encoding ribosome recycling factor, whose translation MYDDIIKKTRSGMEKAIEALKGEFVKVRTGRASTALLDDIRVDYYGNPTPLNQVASLTVPEPRMIAIQPWEKNLISAIEKAILKSDLGLNPSSDGQLVRIVFPPLTEDRRKEMVKMTKRMGEEAKIAIRNARRDANEALKKLEKSKEISEDQLKRGEKDVQEFTDQYVKKVDDLVAAKEAEVMEI comes from the coding sequence ATGTACGACGATATCATCAAGAAAACCCGTTCCGGCATGGAGAAGGCCATCGAGGCGCTCAAGGGCGAGTTCGTCAAGGTTCGCACCGGGCGGGCTTCCACAGCGTTGCTTGACGACATTCGGGTCGATTATTACGGCAACCCGACACCGCTGAATCAGGTGGCGTCCCTCACGGTGCCCGAACCGCGGATGATCGCCATCCAGCCCTGGGAGAAAAACCTCATCTCGGCCATTGAAAAGGCGATTCTCAAGTCCGATCTGGGTCTCAACCCCAGTTCCGACGGCCAGTTGGTGCGCATCGTTTTCCCGCCCCTCACGGAGGATCGGCGCAAGGAGATGGTCAAAATGACCAAGCGCATGGGCGAGGAGGCCAAAATCGCCATCCGCAATGCCCGGCGCGATGCCAACGAGGCATTGAAGAAGCTCGAAAAGAGCAAGGAGATTTCCGAGGATCAGCTCAAACGGGGCGAAAAGGACGTGCAGGAATTCACCGATCAGTATGTCAAGAAGGTTGATGATCTGGTGGCCGCCAAGGAAGCCGAGGTCATGGAGATCTAG
- a CDS encoding 4Fe-4S binding protein — MAFKISQDCIACGTCVDSCPIGAIVEKGETFAISADCTECSACIDCCPVNAIVQ, encoded by the coding sequence ATGGCTTTTAAGATTTCCCAGGATTGTATCGCCTGCGGTACCTGCGTGGACAGCTGCCCCATCGGGGCCATCGTGGAGAAGGGCGAAACCTTCGCCATCAGCGCCGATTGCACCGAGTGCAGCGCCTGCATCGACTGCTGCCCGGTCAACGCCATTGTTCAATAA
- a CDS encoding isoprenyl transferase, producing the protein MSLPRHLAIIMDGNGRWARQRALPRILGHRQGVEAVRDVVEECSRLGIGWLTLYAFSHENWGRPEEEVGALMDLLASYLGKELEGMLRHGIRLNVIGDIARMPASVRAMLLDTMERTRHQQGMVLTLALSYGSRDELVRAMRSLAAALAAGELTAADIDEQALAARLDTVGLPDPDLLIRTSGEMRISNFLLWQLAYTELYFTETLWPDFKPTHLHEALHVFAQRERRFGLTGEQLREGPKQGGGSH; encoded by the coding sequence ATGTCCCTACCGCGACACCTGGCGATCATCATGGACGGTAACGGCCGATGGGCCCGGCAGCGCGCCCTGCCGCGCATACTGGGGCATCGTCAAGGAGTCGAAGCCGTGCGCGATGTCGTTGAGGAGTGTTCACGGCTGGGCATCGGCTGGCTGACTCTTTACGCCTTCAGTCATGAAAATTGGGGGCGTCCCGAGGAGGAGGTGGGCGCTCTCATGGATCTGCTCGCCAGCTACCTGGGCAAGGAGCTCGAGGGCATGCTGCGTCATGGCATCCGTCTCAACGTCATCGGCGACATCGCGCGGATGCCGGCATCGGTGCGCGCGATGCTGCTCGACACCATGGAGCGCACCCGGCATCAGCAGGGCATGGTGCTGACCCTGGCGCTTTCCTACGGCTCGCGCGACGAGCTGGTTCGCGCCATGCGTTCCCTGGCCGCCGCCCTTGCCGCCGGCGAGTTGACGGCGGCGGATATCGACGAACAGGCCTTGGCCGCGCGTCTGGATACCGTCGGCCTGCCGGATCCCGATCTGCTGATTCGCACCAGCGGCGAAATGCGCATCAGCAATTTTTTGCTTTGGCAGTTGGCCTACACCGAGTTGTATTTTACCGAAACTCTATGGCCCGATTTCAAGCCGACCCATCTGCATGAGGCGCTGCACGTCTTCGCTCAGCGCGAAAGGCGCTTCGGACTGACCGGCGAGCAACTGCGCGAGGGCCCCAAACAGGGGGGAGGGAGTCATTAA
- a CDS encoding phosphatidate cytidylyltransferase, with amino-acid sequence MLTGIILLPALILYIAYANTFFFRLLVLCVAGLALLEFFRMVLPEEREVERRLGTAAGVLWVLVLAGGNARVGLAGLSLLLICWVCWFLFRFRDLQSVMQHLSLLFFGLIYLALPLGLLAALGDLPWGRQWVFLILLLTMTGDTAAYFVGINFGQRKLYPAISPNKSVEGALGGLGGALLGVLIAKYWFFPVLTFAECLLLALVLGPLAQVGDLVESMLKRGFGVKDSGTLIPGHGGILDRLDSLLLVFPPVYFYALLRGFG; translated from the coding sequence ATCCTCACGGGAATCATCCTGCTGCCGGCGCTGATCCTCTATATCGCCTACGCCAATACCTTTTTCTTCCGACTCCTGGTGCTGTGCGTCGCGGGCCTCGCCCTGCTTGAATTCTTCCGCATGGTTCTGCCGGAGGAACGCGAGGTGGAACGTCGCCTGGGCACGGCCGCCGGCGTGCTTTGGGTGCTGGTGTTAGCCGGCGGCAATGCTCGCGTCGGCCTGGCGGGGCTGAGCCTGTTGCTGATTTGCTGGGTGTGCTGGTTTTTGTTTCGCTTTCGCGATCTGCAAAGCGTCATGCAGCATCTGTCGCTGCTTTTTTTCGGTCTGATCTATCTCGCCTTGCCCCTTGGTCTTCTCGCCGCCCTGGGGGATCTGCCCTGGGGGCGTCAATGGGTGTTTCTCATCCTTCTGCTGACCATGACAGGAGACACGGCCGCCTATTTTGTCGGAATCAATTTCGGTCAACGAAAACTCTATCCCGCCATCAGCCCCAACAAGAGTGTCGAGGGAGCGCTGGGCGGGTTGGGTGGAGCCTTGCTGGGCGTGCTGATCGCCAAGTATTGGTTTTTTCCGGTGCTGACCTTTGCCGAATGTCTCCTGCTGGCCTTGGTGCTGGGACCGCTGGCGCAGGTGGGCGATCTGGTGGAATCCATGCTCAAGCGCGGTTTCGGGGTCAAGGATTCAGGAACCCTGATCCCCGGTCACGGCGGGATTCTTGATCGGCTCGACAGTCTGCTGTTGGTATTTCCGCCGGTTTATTTCTATGCCCTGTTGAGAGGCTTCGGGTGA
- a CDS encoding 1-deoxy-D-xylulose-5-phosphate reductoisomerase: MKNLVILGSTGSIGVNTLEIVAAHPDRYRVVALTAGNNIERLEEQIRAFRPEVVAVVSDAQASLLRARLDSPTPEILCGVEGLMACASHPGAHMVVSAIVGAAGLIPTMAAIEAGHDIALANKETLVTAGPLVMARAAARGVRLVPVDSEHSAIFQSLEGHRRGDVRRMILTASGGPFRERSLAELNQVTPADALNHPNWSMGRKISIDSATMMNKGLEVIEARWLFDLPAERIDVHIHPQSIVHSMVEYIDGSVIAQLGLPDMRTPIAYALSYPERIALSIPPLDLCQIGRLTFERPDLQKFACLKLAYEALREGGTAPTVLNAANEVAVEAFLRGEISFLNISRVIAAVLEHPGDHRLEHVDDVLRADRRARGRARKVIEAIA, from the coding sequence ATGAAAAACCTGGTGATTCTTGGTTCCACCGGCTCCATCGGTGTGAACACTCTGGAGATCGTGGCCGCGCACCCTGATCGTTATCGCGTCGTGGCTCTGACCGCCGGCAACAACATCGAACGGCTGGAAGAGCAGATTCGCGCGTTTCGGCCCGAAGTCGTGGCGGTGGTTTCCGATGCTCAGGCAAGCCTGTTGCGTGCTCGCCTGGACAGCCCGACACCGGAAATCCTCTGCGGCGTCGAGGGTCTGATGGCCTGCGCGTCGCATCCCGGGGCGCACATGGTGGTCTCGGCGATTGTCGGCGCTGCGGGGCTGATTCCAACCATGGCGGCCATCGAAGCCGGTCACGACATCGCCCTGGCCAACAAGGAAACCCTGGTGACGGCCGGCCCCCTGGTCATGGCGCGCGCCGCGGCGCGCGGCGTGCGGCTGGTGCCGGTGGACAGCGAACATTCGGCCATTTTTCAATCCCTGGAAGGACACCGTCGCGGCGATGTGCGCCGCATGATTCTTACCGCCTCGGGCGGGCCTTTTCGCGAACGCTCACTTGCCGAACTCAACCAGGTGACGCCCGCCGATGCCCTGAATCATCCCAACTGGAGCATGGGGCGCAAAATCAGCATCGATTCGGCCACCATGATGAACAAGGGGCTCGAAGTCATCGAGGCGCGCTGGTTGTTCGATCTGCCCGCCGAGCGGATCGATGTGCACATCCACCCGCAGAGCATCGTGCACTCCATGGTCGAATACATCGACGGTTCGGTGATCGCCCAACTCGGCCTGCCCGATATGCGCACGCCTATCGCCTATGCCCTGTCTTATCCTGAGCGCATCGCTCTCAGTATTCCTCCGTTGGATCTTTGCCAGATCGGCCGCTTGACCTTCGAGCGTCCCGACCTGCAGAAATTTGCCTGTCTGAAACTGGCCTACGAGGCTCTGCGTGAAGGGGGAACGGCTCCGACGGTACTCAATGCGGCCAATGAGGTCGCGGTCGAAGCCTTTCTGCGCGGGGAAATCAGTTTTCTCAACATCAGTCGGGTGATCGCCGCGGTGCTGGAGCACCCTGGCGATCACCGCCTGGAACATGTCGACGATGTTCTTCGGGCCGATCGCCGCGCGCGCGGCCGCGCGCGCAAGGTCATCGAGGCGATTGCCTGA
- the rseP gene encoding RIP metalloprotease RseP, giving the protein MVTIIAGIIMLGVLVFIHELGHFCVAKMAGVKVLKFSLGFGPRLVSRKWGETEYMICAVPLGGYVQMLGEGSGENGETGELTAEERERSYAAKSPGKRVAIVAAGPLMNLALPFLVLPLAFMVGVNMPAFLDERPCIGYVVADSSGAQAGFMPGDCIEAINGVAVPNWSETNKKLIAFAGAPLEFDVLRGEERLRLRIGADSGQLETQGLGLFPEQEARIGGLALGMPAETAGLKKGDLIKQVGEEPIRSWYDLRIAIQKGAGAPQRVVVERDGEILDFTLTAQRGQRDDDYLIGIAPAQDQVTKRYGLIAAVRAGAERTFELIELTIVFIQKLFSGNVSAKNIGGPITVVQIAGQAAQTDLAAILSVLAFLSIQLGILNLLPIPILDGGHIIFNLFELIFRRPLSPRTREVAQQIGLMLLILLMVLAFYNDIMRLFGGIKG; this is encoded by the coding sequence ATGGTGACGATCATTGCCGGAATCATCATGCTCGGGGTTCTGGTGTTCATTCACGAACTGGGTCATTTCTGCGTGGCGAAAATGGCCGGAGTCAAGGTTCTCAAGTTCTCCCTGGGGTTTGGTCCGCGTCTGGTGTCGCGCAAGTGGGGTGAAACCGAGTACATGATCTGTGCCGTACCGCTGGGCGGCTACGTGCAGATGCTCGGCGAAGGCAGCGGCGAAAACGGTGAAACCGGGGAACTGACCGCCGAGGAGCGCGAACGATCCTATGCCGCCAAGTCTCCCGGCAAGCGGGTGGCGATTGTCGCCGCCGGGCCGCTGATGAACCTGGCGCTGCCGTTTCTTGTGCTGCCCCTGGCATTCATGGTCGGCGTCAACATGCCGGCTTTTCTTGATGAGCGGCCCTGCATCGGCTACGTGGTGGCCGACAGCAGCGGCGCGCAGGCGGGCTTTATGCCAGGCGATTGCATCGAGGCGATCAACGGCGTGGCCGTGCCCAATTGGAGCGAAACGAATAAAAAACTCATTGCCTTTGCCGGGGCGCCCCTCGAATTTGACGTACTACGCGGCGAGGAGCGCCTGCGTTTGCGCATCGGTGCCGACAGCGGACAGCTGGAAACCCAGGGATTGGGCCTGTTTCCCGAGCAGGAGGCCCGCATCGGCGGCCTTGCCCTGGGGATGCCCGCCGAGACGGCGGGGTTGAAAAAGGGCGATCTGATCAAGCAGGTGGGAGAGGAGCCCATCCGTTCCTGGTACGACTTGCGCATTGCTATCCAGAAAGGCGCGGGAGCGCCGCAAAGAGTGGTGGTCGAGCGCGACGGCGAAATTCTCGACTTCACCCTAACCGCCCAGCGCGGCCAGCGTGACGACGACTACCTGATCGGCATCGCCCCGGCCCAGGATCAGGTCACCAAGCGTTATGGACTCATTGCCGCCGTGAGGGCCGGTGCCGAGCGTACCTTTGAGCTTATTGAGCTGACCATTGTTTTCATTCAGAAGTTGTTCAGCGGCAACGTCTCGGCGAAAAACATCGGCGGCCCCATCACCGTGGTGCAGATCGCGGGGCAGGCCGCGCAGACCGATCTGGCGGCCATTCTCTCGGTGCTCGCCTTTCTCAGTATTCAGCTGGGCATTTTGAATCTGCTTCCGATTCCCATCCTTGATGGCGGGCACATCATCTTCAATCTGTTTGAACTGATCTTTCGCCGACCCTTGTCGCCGCGCACCCGTGAAGTTGCTCAGCAGATCGGTCTGATGCTGCTCATTCTGCTCATGGTGCTGGCCTTCTACAACGACATCATGCGACTGTTCGGCGGAATCAAGGGATGA
- the tsaB gene encoding tRNA (adenosine(37)-N6)-threonylcarbamoyltransferase complex dimerization subunit type 1 TsaB: MTRTLLAIDTATSAGSVALCRDETLLGEILFNVRGTHSERLMATIRQLLAETGLDLAQIDAFAVVRGPGSFTGLRVGMASAQGLALATGRPVIGVSSLQALAMNLGEASLPVCALLDARKQEVYAGLFHMRRRLPLPLGPEQVVAPARLLPRLEGPLLFVGEGARVYRGLIEDHFGAQAHFASWPLNLPRASMAAALALERLRLGERPTLHELKPAYIRASEAEISLNLKQVKKISNADS, from the coding sequence ATGACTCGCACGCTGCTGGCCATCGATACCGCCACCTCGGCAGGCAGTGTGGCGCTGTGCCGGGACGAGACCCTTCTTGGAGAAATCCTCTTCAATGTGCGCGGCACCCATTCCGAGCGCTTGATGGCGACGATTCGGCAACTGCTTGCCGAAACGGGGCTTGATCTGGCACAGATCGACGCCTTCGCCGTGGTGCGCGGCCCTGGTTCCTTCACCGGCCTGCGGGTCGGCATGGCCAGCGCGCAAGGTCTGGCCTTGGCCACGGGGCGGCCGGTGATCGGGGTGTCGTCCCTGCAGGCCCTGGCTATGAATCTGGGCGAGGCGAGCCTGCCTGTTTGCGCACTGCTCGATGCGCGAAAACAGGAGGTCTATGCCGGCTTGTTTCACATGCGTCGCAGGCTGCCTCTGCCTTTGGGGCCAGAGCAGGTCGTCGCCCCGGCACGGCTTCTGCCTCGTCTGGAGGGGCCGCTGCTGTTTGTCGGCGAAGGGGCGCGTGTCTATCGCGGCCTGATCGAGGACCATTTTGGCGCCCAGGCCCATTTTGCGTCCTGGCCGTTGAATCTGCCGCGGGCCTCCATGGCGGCGGCTCTCGCCCTGGAGCGGCTGCGCCTTGGCGAACGGCCGACCCTGCACGAGCTTAAACCTGCGTATATTCGAGCTTCCGAAGCTGAAATTTCCCTGAATCTGAAGCAGGTCAAGAAGATTTCCAACGCTGATTCTTAG
- a CDS encoding YdcH family protein yields the protein MEEMDMQLVERLVGENPKFRMLFEEHQLLEKELIEFEKKRYLTAEEEMERKKIQKIKLAGKDEMARILRDFSATVN from the coding sequence ATGGAGGAAATGGACATGCAGTTGGTGGAGCGACTGGTGGGCGAAAACCCCAAGTTTCGCATGCTGTTCGAAGAACACCAGTTGCTTGAGAAAGAGCTGATCGAGTTTGAAAAAAAACGGTATTTGACAGCGGAAGAGGAGATGGAGCGCAAGAAGATTCAAAAAATCAAGCTGGCCGGAAAGGATGAAATGGCGCGGATTCTTCGCGACTTCAGCGCGACGGTCAACTGA